The Prionailurus viverrinus isolate Anna chromosome B4, UM_Priviv_1.0, whole genome shotgun sequence genome has a window encoding:
- the LOC125170013 gene encoding keratin, type II cytoskeletal 2 oral-like: protein MNRQVCKKSFSGGSQGFSGRSAVVSGSSRMSCVARSGGASGGACGFRGGAGGFGSRSLYSLGGNKSISISVAGGSRAGGFGGGRSSCGSGFGGGYGGGFGGGRGMRGGFGGAGGFGGAGGFGGAGGFGGAGGFGGPGGFGGPGGFGGPGGFGPSGFPGGIQEVTVNQSLLQPLNVEIDPQIGQVKTQEKEQIKTLNNKFASFIDKVRFLEQQNKVLETKWNLLQQQTTGTGSGPNNLEPLFESYISFLRRQLDLVLGERGNLEGELKNMQDLVEDFKKKYEDEINKRNAAENEFVGLKKDVDAAYMNKVELQAKVDSLTDELNFLRTLYEMELSQMQSHVSDTSVVLSMDNNRCLDLDSIIAEVKAQYEEIAQRSKAEAEALYQTKLGELQTTAGRHGDDLKNTKSEIMELNRMIQRLRAEIENVKKQNANLQVAIAEAEQRGELALKDANAKLQELQAALQKAKDDLARLLRDYQELMNVKLALDMEIATYRKLLEGEECRMSGECQSAVCISVISNVTSTSSGSAGSHGGVSASSSGGYRGGSSSRGSSGGYGGLSGGSSGGYQSGSNGGRLSSGGSSSVSRSGIGSASGGIQTSGGNSYKSGSGGSTSIRFSQTTSSSQHCSK, encoded by the exons ATGAACAGACAAGTCTGCAAGAAGTCCTTCAGTGGCGGCAGCCAGGGCTTCTCGGGTCGCTCTGCCGTGGTCTCAGGAAGCAGCAGGATGAGCTGTGTGGCCCGCTCGGGGGGAGCCAGCGGAGGGGCCTGCGGGTTCCGGGGTGGGGCGGGTGGCTTTGGCAGTCGCAGCCTCTACAGCCTGGGTGGCAACAAGAGCATCTCCATCAGCGTGGCCGGTGGCTCCCGGGCTGGTGGCTTTGGGGGAGGGCGTAGCAGCTGTGGCAGTGGCTTTGGGGGTGGCTATGGAGGTGGCTTTGGTGGTGGCAGAGGAATGCGAGGTGGCTTTGGAGGGGCTGGTGGCTTTGGAGGGGCTGGTGGCTTTGGTGGAGCTGGTGGCTTTGGAGGGGCTGGTGGCTTTGGTGGGCCTGGTGGCTTTGGTGGGCCCGGTGGCTTTGGTGGGCCCGGTGGCTTTGGTCCTAGTGGCTTCCCTGGGGGAATCCAGGAAGTGACTGTGAACCAGAGCCTCCTGCAGCCCCTCAATGTGGAAATCGACCCCCAGATTGGGCAAGTAAAGACCCAGGAGAAGGAGCAGATCAAGACCCTCAACAACAAGTTCGCTTCCTTCATCGACAAG GTGCGGTTCCTGGAGCAGCAGAACAAGGTCCTGGAGACCAAGTGGAACCTGCTCCAGCAGCAGACCACAGGCACTGGCTCAGGCCCCAACAACCTGGAGCCTCTCTTTGAATCCTACATCAGTTTCCTACGCAGGCAGTTGGATTTGgttctgggggagagggggaaccTGGAAGGAGAGCTGAAGAACATGCAGGACCTCGTGGAGGACTTCAAAAAGAA ATATGAAGATGAGATCAACAAGCGCAATGCGGCTGAGAATGAGTTTGTGGGGCTCAAGAAG GATGTGGATGCTGCGTACATGAACAAGGTGGAGCTACAGGCCAAGGTGGACAGCCTGACAGATGAACTGAACTTCCTGAGGACCCTCTATGAGATg GAGCTGTCTCAGATGCAGAGTCATGTCAGTGACACGTCCGTGGTCCTGTCCATGGACAACAACCGCTGCCTGGACCTGGACAGCATCATCGCCGAGGTCAAGGCCCAGTATGAGGAAATTGCCCAGAGGAGCAAGGCAGAGGCTGAGGCTCTGTACCAGACCAAG CTTGGGGAGCTGCAGACCACGGCCGGCAGGCATGGAGATGACCTCAAGAACACTAAGAGTGAGATCATGGAGCTCAACAGGATGATCCAGAGGCTGCGGGCCGAGATCGAGAATGTTAAGAAGCAG AACGCCAACCTGCAGGTGGCCATTGCTGAAGCTGAGCAGCGTGGGGAGCTGGCCCTGAAGGACGCCAATGCAAAGCTCCAAGAGCTGCAGGCTGCCTTACAGAAGGCCAAAGATGACCTGGCCCGGCTGCTGCGGGACTACCAGGAGTTGATGAACGTGAAGCTGGCCCTAGACATGGAGATCGCCACCTACCGCAAGCTGCTGGAGGGCGAGGAATGCAG gATGTCTGGAGAGTGTCAGAGTGCCGTGTGCATTT CGGTGATCAGCAATGTCACCAGCACCAGCAGCGGCTCTGCTGGAAGCCACGGAGGGGTCAGTGCCAGCAGCAGCGGTGGCTACAgaggcggcagcagcagcagaggcagcAGTGGTGGCTATGGAGGGCTCAGTGGTGGCAGCAGCGGCGGCTACCAGAGTGGCAGCAACGGGGGCAGGCTCAGCAGCGGAGGCAGCAGCTCTGTGAGCCGGAGTGGAATTGGATCCGCCTCTGGTGGCATCCAGACCTCGGGAGGCAACAGCTATAAGTCTGGCAGTGGAGGCAGCACCAGCATCCGCTTCTCCCAGACCACCAGCTCGAGCCAGCACTGCTCCAAGTGA